From the bacterium genome, the window TCCTCATCGAGGGCGAGGAGGAGATCAGCGGCGAATCGCTGCCGCGATACATCCGTGCCAGCGCATCAAAGCTCAAGACCGACGCGGTGCTCATCTGGGACAGCGGAATGGACGAGGATGGAAACCCGACCCTCGCCACCACTCTGCGCGGGCTCCTGTACGTCGAGCTCCACGCCACCGGCCCCGCCGTCGACCTTCACTCGGGCGTGTTTGGTGGCGTGGCGCCGAACCCGATCAACACGCTGGCGCGGATTGTCGGCGAGCTGAAAGATCGCCATGGTCACATCACCATCCCCGGTTTTTACGACGCCGTCCGCAAGCCGAGCCCGGAGGAATTGGCCGATTGGAAGAAGAAGGACGCGAGATACGCCGAAACGGTGAAGCGCCTGTCGGGCGCTCGGGTTCTCGAAGGTGAAGAAGGGTTTCTCGCGATCGAGCGCACCGGCAGCCGGCCGACCCTCGACGCGAACGGCATCGTCGGGGGCTTCATCGGCGAGGGCAAGAAGACCGTGATTCCCGCACGCGCGTCCGCCAAGGTCAGCATGCGCCTGGTTCCCGACCAGGACTGGAGGACGATCCTCGCCTCGCTGGAGAAGCGTGTGCGAGAGCTGACGACGCCGGGCGTCGAAGTGAAGGTCGAGCTGCTCGGTGCAGCGCCGCCCGTGACGTGCGGCGTCGACCACGCACCCGGAAGGGCGATGCGCGCCGCCTACAAAGAGGCATTCGGCAGGGAGACGGCGCTGATCCGGACGGGGGGTTCGATACCGGTGTCGATCGACTTTCAGGAAGCGGTCGGCGCACCGATCGTGGTCAGCGGCATCGCGCAAGCCGACTGCGCGATCCACTCACCCAATGAGCACCTGGTGATCGACAACTACCACCGTGGGATCGAGGCCGTCATCCGGTTTATCTGCCGCCTGGCCGAGTAGCTCAGGACTCTGTCACGGGTAGGAGCTCGAAAGTCGCCTGCTCGCCCGGCGTGAGCGGCTCGGAGGGTGTGGACGGCTCGACATAGGAGCCGTACTTCTTCCGGGCGAGCTGGGAGACCAGACGAGCTTCGTCGGGGTCCGTCACGTGTCTGGGCTTGAACCTCACCGCCTTGCCGCCCATTAGCAGGACGCCCTCGCCTCGGGCCAGCAGGTTCTGCGGCCAGTGGCGCCCGGGACCGGCGCCTGAACGAATGAAGATTCTGCGCCCGTCCGTCGACACCCATATGGTCACGTGCTTGGGCTTGCCGCTCTGGCGCCCGACGGTGGTGAGAACCACCTCGCGCTCGCGTGCCGCGGCCTCAAGCACGTCCTGTTTGAAGCTATGCATCTGTTGCTATGAACCGGTCGAGGACGATTTCGATTCCCAGCTGACGGCCTGTCAGGTCGCCGCTTCATCCGGCAGGTCGTACCACTGAAGGCGCCGGCCGATGCGATTTCTGATGCGCCAACCCAGTGACTTGCGAGTGTCTTGAATCTTCGAGCCGAGCAGCGACAG encodes:
- a CDS encoding dipeptidase yields the protein MGTRVDGADPGAADRGRLASHWDAQRKRAVLRREVADDLRQARPRPRPANQALAGQGVAVATTHTLLEDALARAAAARDTDLADLVEALRIPSVSTLPERREDCLRNARWLRDRFDRLGMKTEIVDVMEGGLPVVVAEWTGQPGKPHLTIYGHYDVQPPDPLDEWQSPPFQPELRDGHIYARGCADNKGNHLATIKAVEHLFAAGAPPVNLRFLIEGEEEISGESLPRYIRASASKLKTDAVLIWDSGMDEDGNPTLATTLRGLLYVELHATGPAVDLHSGVFGGVAPNPINTLARIVGELKDRHGHITIPGFYDAVRKPSPEELADWKKKDARYAETVKRLSGARVLEGEEGFLAIERTGSRPTLDANGIVGGFIGEGKKTVIPARASAKVSMRLVPDQDWRTILASLEKRVRELTTPGVEVKVELLGAAPPVTCGVDHAPGRAMRAAYKEAFGRETALIRTGGSIPVSIDFQEAVGAPIVVSGIAQADCAIHSPNEHLVIDNYHRGIEAVIRFICRLAE
- a CDS encoding DUF2255 family protein, whose product is MHSFKQDVLEAAAREREVVLTTVGRQSGKPKHVTIWVSTDGRRIFIRSGAGPGRHWPQNLLARGEGVLLMGGKAVRFKPRHVTDPDEARLVSQLARKKYGSYVEPSTPSEPLTPGEQATFELLPVTES